In Geotrypetes seraphini chromosome 4, aGeoSer1.1, whole genome shotgun sequence, a single window of DNA contains:
- the LOC117359112 gene encoding extracellular calcium-sensing receptor-like, with protein MWEDLEQAPDKCWLCPQDQWSDPGSSSCWPKSSVYQFWPDYVSVALGILSALGMGLTLFVLAVYVKHQDTPIVKTAGGLFYFNMAGLFCSFASVAFILGEPQNWKCKLRKPIFYISFAVCLSCMLAKTIRILCAFSSPLGKPSKLQTHLYLIIVALGPSIQFLICALWVSIDPPEMNVVYPKAKPYIILECFKETGLGASFAMGYLCFLAFCLLACTMRSQSLPSNFNEAQGVSFATIIFFVTWLSVFPVLHSSNHYTPRSIILALVILSSAHSFLVFLFFHNCYIILFKPECNTVEWIKKSTYEYCQKISREANLSIRL; from the exons ATGTGGGAGGACTTGGAGCAAG CTCCAGACAAGTGCTGGCTCTGCCCTCAGGACCAATGGTCAGACCCAGGAAGCTCTTCGTGTTGGCCAAAGAGTTCCGTCTACCAGTTTTGGCCAGATTATGTCAGCGTTGCACTGGGGATCTTGTCAGCCCTGGGGATGGGTCTTACTCTCTTTGTCTTGGCTGTTTATGTCAAGCATCAGGACACGCCCATCGTCAAAACTGCTGGTGGTTTATTCTACTTCAACATGGCTGGCTTGTTCTGTTCTTTTGCAAGTGTTGCCTTCATCCTTGGAGAACCTCAGAACTGGAAATGCAAACTTCGAAAGCCCATATTTTATATCAGTTTTGCTGTCTGCCTTTCCTGTATGTTAGCAAAGACCATTCGCATCCTGTGTGCCTTTTCAAGCCCTTTAGGGAAACCAAGCAAATTGCAAACCCACCTGTATCTCATTATCGTTGCACTTGGACCCTCAATTCAGTTTCTTATCTGTGCACTCTGGGTCTCTATAGACCCTCCAGAAATGAACGTTGTGTACCCTAAAGCTAAGCCTTACATTATTCTGGAGTGTTTCAAAGAGACAGGGTTGGGCGCCTCCTTTGCAATGGGATACCTGTGTTTCTTGGCGTTTTGTTTACTGGCTTGTACTATGAGGAGCCAGTCCTTGCCCTCAAACTTCAACGAGGCTCAGGGGGTATCCTTTGCCACGATTATCTTTTTCGTTACCTGGCTGTCTGTTTTCCCAGTTTTGCACTCTTCCAACCACTATACCCCGAGAAGTATCATCCTTGCTCTTGTCATATTGTCATCTGCTCATAGCTTCCTGGTGTTTCTCTTCTTCCACAACTGTTATATTATTCTCTTTAAACCAGAATGCAACACAGTAGAGTGGATTAAAAAATCTACGTACGAATACTGCCAGAAGATCTCCAGAGAAGCTAATCTGAGTATCAGACTGTAG